In the genome of Hymenobacter cellulosivorans, one region contains:
- the rplS gene encoding 50S ribosomal protein L19 — translation MSVLLDFIQQESQERRASFPVFAAGDTVNVHVKIREGNKERIQQFQGVVIQRKNASTNGETFTVRKISNQIGTERIFPLLSPNIDKIELVRRGKVRRARLFYLRGLSGKAAKIKERRG, via the coding sequence ATGAGCGTATTACTCGATTTTATCCAGCAGGAGTCCCAGGAGCGCCGCGCCAGCTTCCCTGTTTTCGCCGCCGGCGACACCGTTAACGTCCACGTGAAAATCCGCGAGGGCAACAAGGAGCGCATTCAGCAGTTCCAGGGTGTTGTTATCCAGCGCAAAAACGCCAGCACCAACGGCGAAACCTTCACCGTGCGCAAAATCTCGAACCAGATCGGTACCGAGCGTATTTTCCCCCTGCTGTCGCCCAACATCGACAAGATCGAGCTGGTGCGCCGCGGCAAAGTACGTCGCGCTCGTCTGTTCTACCTGCGTGGCCTGTCGGGCAAAGCTGCCAAAATCAAAGAGCGTCGCGGTTAA
- a CDS encoding M1 family metallopeptidase codes for MKKVFTGAALLALPFLAVAQQSPAPKGYWQQEANYSIDVTLDDKQHELRGTEELQYTNNSPDQLTFIWFHLWPNAYKDNSTAFAKQQLRNGSRKFQFAKDAQRGYIDQLDFKVNGQSAQLAYDPENPDMAKLILPEPLPPGAKATISTPFHVKIPDSFSRFGHVEQSYQITQWYPKPAVYDRKGWHQMPYLDQGEFYSEFGSFDVRITLPANYTVGATGVLQNPDEQQRLDKLAEATALKKTAADFGKDLSFPASSAETKTLRYVQDRVHDFAWFADKRFNVLKSGVTLPSGRQVTSWVLFTNSDADKWVKGLQDVNDALTYYSQWVGEYPYSAATAVDGALSAGSGMEYPMVTVTMPSAITHEVGHNWFYGILGSNERDHAWLDEGVNSYVDARLTERDDPQGGMFSGILKTKGLTTKLGIDGLPNSALSQVPYQAAASRGLDQPVAGPRADTYGKGNYGFIVYLKTANLFKYLAGYLGQEPFDKAMHAYYDQWQFRHPYPEDMQAVFETSTGQQLDWFFKDMLQNTHRYDAAVSDIQVTDTQVKVLVRNDSPAPFAVPVSTVDAQGKVLETQWTNVISTEDEQDEAQVNFRKEGVAAVVVDANYLTPQLNRRDDRMKVSGSLRRFEPIGLKPLASVERWDRSTINWAPVIGANTSDKFMLGAAFYNNPLVRKNLNYLLMPMYSFNRNELNGIANVTLSVLPNSVVRQIETGLTLQRFERYFKVEPSLTLKLPFSGFNGPQHTIRLANTAVRLQDRGNETMSIQTGEYAVTGGNALQKWSAHVELNQLTSTISQETNSTNAVLLRASAAYERFYSPKKRVNVRLFGGRFLDSSSDFVMGLSGSPDYRRQTAFLDRQQISHALTAQVHQTDDRDGAFKAFLPVYSQKWLSTLNLQADLPVTRLAVFADFGATDERFQLDGKISSQRLYYDAGLVLPVIRDIFQLYLPVAGSQYADGLPSSRKDFTDRIRFVLRLDQANPFQLLNKYLAE; via the coding sequence ATGAAAAAAGTATTTACCGGCGCTGCTCTGCTCGCCCTTCCCTTCCTGGCTGTTGCCCAGCAAAGTCCGGCTCCGAAAGGGTATTGGCAGCAGGAAGCCAACTATTCCATCGACGTAACCCTCGACGATAAGCAGCACGAGCTCCGAGGTACCGAGGAGCTGCAGTACACCAACAACTCGCCCGATCAGCTCACCTTTATCTGGTTTCACCTCTGGCCCAACGCCTACAAAGACAACAGCACGGCCTTTGCCAAGCAGCAGCTGCGCAACGGGAGCCGCAAGTTCCAGTTTGCCAAAGACGCCCAGCGCGGCTACATCGACCAGCTCGATTTCAAGGTAAACGGCCAAAGCGCCCAGCTGGCCTACGACCCCGAAAATCCGGACATGGCCAAGCTGATTCTGCCCGAGCCCCTGCCACCCGGGGCCAAAGCCACGATTTCGACGCCTTTCCACGTCAAGATTCCGGACTCATTTTCCCGCTTCGGCCACGTCGAGCAGTCTTACCAGATAACCCAGTGGTACCCCAAGCCGGCCGTGTATGACCGCAAAGGCTGGCACCAGATGCCTTACCTCGACCAGGGCGAGTTCTACTCCGAGTTTGGCTCCTTCGATGTGCGTATCACGCTGCCAGCCAACTACACCGTCGGAGCCACCGGCGTGCTGCAAAACCCCGATGAGCAGCAGCGCCTAGATAAGCTGGCCGAAGCCACGGCGCTGAAGAAAACCGCAGCCGACTTTGGCAAGGACCTGTCCTTCCCGGCTTCGTCGGCGGAAACCAAGACCCTACGTTATGTGCAGGACCGTGTCCACGACTTCGCCTGGTTTGCCGATAAGCGTTTTAACGTGCTCAAGAGCGGCGTCACGCTGCCCTCGGGCCGGCAGGTGACTTCCTGGGTGCTCTTTACCAATTCGGACGCCGACAAGTGGGTAAAAGGCCTGCAGGACGTAAACGACGCGCTGACCTATTACTCGCAGTGGGTGGGGGAATATCCGTATTCGGCTGCTACGGCCGTGGATGGAGCCCTGAGTGCCGGCTCGGGCATGGAGTACCCGATGGTAACCGTAACGATGCCTTCAGCCATTACCCACGAGGTGGGCCACAACTGGTTCTACGGCATTCTAGGCTCCAATGAGCGGGACCACGCTTGGCTCGACGAAGGCGTGAACTCCTACGTGGACGCCCGTCTGACGGAGCGCGACGACCCGCAGGGCGGCATGTTTAGCGGCATTCTCAAGACCAAAGGACTCACGACCAAGCTCGGCATCGACGGATTGCCTAACTCGGCCCTGAGCCAGGTGCCCTACCAGGCTGCGGCCAGCCGGGGCCTCGACCAGCCGGTAGCTGGCCCGCGTGCCGATACGTACGGCAAAGGCAACTACGGCTTTATCGTGTACCTGAAAACGGCAAACCTGTTTAAGTACCTGGCTGGCTACCTGGGACAGGAGCCGTTCGACAAGGCCATGCACGCCTATTACGACCAGTGGCAGTTCCGCCACCCCTACCCCGAAGACATGCAGGCCGTCTTTGAGACATCCACCGGGCAGCAGCTCGACTGGTTTTTCAAGGACATGCTGCAAAACACCCACCGCTACGACGCAGCCGTGTCCGACATCCAGGTGACCGATACGCAGGTGAAGGTACTGGTCCGCAATGACTCGCCTGCACCGTTTGCCGTGCCCGTGAGCACCGTGGATGCCCAGGGCAAGGTGCTCGAAACCCAGTGGACCAACGTTATCAGCACCGAAGACGAGCAGGATGAAGCCCAGGTCAACTTCCGCAAAGAAGGCGTCGCAGCCGTGGTAGTGGACGCCAACTACCTGACACCCCAGCTCAACCGCCGCGACGACCGGATGAAAGTCAGCGGCTCCTTGCGCCGCTTCGAGCCTATCGGGCTCAAGCCCCTGGCTAGTGTGGAGCGCTGGGACCGGTCGACCATCAACTGGGCACCGGTGATTGGGGCCAACACCTCCGACAAGTTCATGCTGGGCGCCGCGTTTTACAACAACCCGCTGGTGCGCAAAAACCTGAACTACCTGCTGATGCCTATGTATAGCTTCAACCGTAACGAGCTCAATGGCATTGCCAACGTAACACTGAGCGTGTTGCCCAACTCCGTGGTACGCCAGATCGAAACGGGACTGACGCTGCAACGCTTCGAGCGCTACTTCAAGGTGGAGCCTAGCCTGACGCTGAAGTTGCCTTTCTCGGGCTTCAACGGCCCCCAGCACACCATTCGGCTGGCCAACACGGCCGTGCGCCTGCAGGACCGCGGCAATGAAACGATGAGCATCCAGACTGGGGAGTATGCCGTGACCGGCGGCAATGCCCTGCAGAAGTGGAGCGCCCACGTTGAGCTCAACCAGCTGACGTCCACCATTTCGCAGGAAACCAACTCGACCAACGCCGTGCTCCTGCGGGCCTCGGCCGCCTATGAGCGGTTTTATTCGCCCAAAAAGCGGGTCAACGTGCGCCTGTTTGGGGGCCGATTCCTCGACAGTTCCTCGGACTTCGTCATGGGCCTGAGCGGCAGCCCCGACTACCGCCGCCAGACGGCTTTCCTGGACCGTCAGCAAATCTCGCACGCCCTGACCGCCCAAGTACACCAGACCGACGACCGGGACGGTGCGTTCAAAGCATTTCTGCCGGTATACAGCCAGAAATGGCTGAGCACTCTGAACCTGCAGGCCGATTTACCCGTGACGCGTCTGGCCGTATTTGCCGACTTTGGTGCTACCGATGAGCGGTTTCAGCTAGATGGCAAAATCAGCAGCCAGCGCCTCTATTACGACGCGGGCTTGGTACTGCCCGTGATTCGTGATATATTCCAGTTGTATCTGCCCGTAGCCGGCTCGCAGTACGCCGACGGCCTGCCCAGCAGCCGCAAGGACTTTACGGACCGGATTCGCTTCGTTTTGCGCCTGGATCAGGCCAACCCGTTCCAGCTTCTCAATAAATATCTCGCTGAGTAA
- a CDS encoding inorganic diphosphatase codes for MRFAFGSFIVGLGSLGLSSCQPNYAELPTFSPERKLLQVVVEVPAGSNHAQRYDAAKKDFLPVRRAGLDHVVEFLPCPGNQGFIPGTRLESTNAPLQALILAETQPEGTVVEVLPIGLLTLDDNGVLEQVVVAVPARPSQQILPGITSWKSLVKQFPGAKEAVGQWFQHQGRLGEVRLVGWKDEKAADQQVHQALK; via the coding sequence ATGCGGTTTGCGTTCGGGAGTTTTATCGTGGGTCTGGGTAGCCTGGGGCTGAGCAGCTGCCAGCCCAACTATGCCGAGCTGCCCACGTTTTCGCCCGAACGCAAGCTGCTGCAAGTGGTAGTGGAAGTACCCGCAGGCAGCAACCACGCCCAGCGCTACGACGCCGCCAAAAAAGACTTTCTGCCCGTGCGGCGGGCCGGCCTCGACCACGTGGTTGAGTTTCTGCCCTGCCCCGGCAACCAGGGTTTTATTCCGGGCACACGCCTGGAAAGCACCAACGCTCCCCTGCAAGCCCTGATTCTGGCCGAAACCCAACCCGAAGGCACGGTGGTAGAAGTACTGCCCATCGGCCTGCTTACCCTCGACGACAATGGTGTGCTGGAGCAAGTGGTGGTAGCAGTACCGGCCCGCCCTAGCCAGCAGATCTTGCCCGGCATCACGTCGTGGAAATCTTTGGTAAAGCAGTTTCCTGGCGCCAAGGAAGCAGTAGGCCAGTGGTTTCAGCACCAGGGCCGGCTGGGCGAGGTTCGGTTGGTGGGCTGGAAAGACGAAAAGGCCGCCGACCAGCAGGTACACCAAGCCCTGAAATAA
- a CDS encoding DNA repair ATPase, producing the protein MKPGVLLSLLLMLLLSVTGYAQKSPVDETDMAIKGIPRKGQRVTIQLDSKRVDDSWQKMLNEKFGSKFKSDKGVYTMDGVVIEDISKTPIRVISKVDATPTGTTVWWSIDLGNAYLSKDATPVQWKASEKYLKDFARMLYREDLAVQVSEAEKALVSSQNNHMAVINKADAIKKDIEKNKLKKQEIQQQLAQNAAELLQYNNLVDMNLKEQEAARADIVNMRVALEAVKERMNKIE; encoded by the coding sequence ATGAAACCAGGCGTACTCCTCTCTCTGCTACTGATGCTGTTGCTATCGGTGACTGGCTACGCGCAGAAATCGCCCGTAGATGAAACAGACATGGCCATCAAGGGTATCCCCCGTAAAGGCCAGCGTGTTACCATCCAGCTGGACAGCAAGCGTGTTGATGATTCTTGGCAGAAAATGCTGAACGAGAAATTCGGCAGCAAGTTCAAGTCGGACAAAGGTGTCTACACCATGGACGGCGTTGTTATCGAAGATATCTCCAAAACGCCGATCCGCGTGATCAGCAAAGTAGACGCTACCCCCACCGGTACCACCGTATGGTGGTCGATTGACTTGGGCAACGCTTACTTGAGCAAAGATGCTACCCCCGTGCAGTGGAAAGCTTCGGAGAAATACCTGAAGGACTTCGCCCGCATGCTTTACCGTGAAGACTTGGCCGTACAGGTCTCGGAAGCTGAAAAGGCTCTCGTTTCTTCGCAGAACAACCACATGGCCGTTATCAACAAAGCTGACGCCATCAAGAAAGACATTGAGAAGAACAAGCTGAAGAAGCAGGAAATCCAGCAGCAGCTGGCCCAGAACGCCGCTGAACTGCTCCAGTACAACAACCTGGTCGACATGAACCTGAAAGAGCAGGAAGCTGCCCGCGCCGACATTGTCAACATGCGCGTAGCTCTGGAAGCTGTAAAGGAGCGCATGAACAAGATTGAGTAG
- a CDS encoding 6-pyruvoyl trahydropterin synthase family protein — protein MHVTVGRTEHFNAAHRLHNPAWSDEHNARVFGKCNNPNYHGHNYEVTVRLTGPVDEATGYVYDLKRLSDLIKREILDTFDHRNLNLDTEDFRELNPTAENIAVVIWNRLRAHVEPHLALSVTLYETDRNFVEYHG, from the coding sequence ATGCATGTAACTGTTGGCCGAACTGAACATTTCAACGCCGCCCACCGCCTTCATAATCCGGCGTGGAGCGATGAGCACAATGCCCGAGTATTTGGCAAGTGCAATAACCCTAACTATCACGGGCATAACTATGAGGTCACGGTGCGCCTGACCGGGCCGGTAGATGAGGCCACGGGTTACGTGTATGATCTGAAGCGGCTCAGCGACCTGATCAAACGCGAGATTCTGGATACCTTTGACCACCGAAATCTGAATCTCGATACCGAGGACTTTCGCGAGCTTAACCCTACGGCCGAGAATATTGCTGTCGTGATCTGGAACCGGCTGCGGGCTCACGTTGAGCCCCACCTCGCCCTGTCGGTCACGCTCTATGAAACGGACCGCAACTTTGTTGAATACCATGGATAA
- the folE gene encoding GTP cyclohydrolase I FolE, translated as MDNSVSAAAAAHSFGPADAHLSPDLRTPLRPDAFALSEDEKIDGIAGHFREIMHLLGLDLTDDSLKGTPRRVAKMYVQEWFRGLDPQHRPEVKLFDNRYGYQQMLVEKDITVFSCCEHHFVPIIGKAHVAYLPGEHVVGLSKLNRVVQYYARRPQVQERLTRQIAEELKHSLQTENVAVLLEADHLCVMSRGVNDTSSSTLTAEYGGLFKEDQALRAEFLRLLGK; from the coding sequence ATGGATAATTCCGTGTCAGCGGCTGCGGCCGCGCACAGCTTCGGGCCGGCCGATGCTCACTTGTCGCCCGACCTGCGCACTCCGCTCCGCCCCGATGCCTTTGCCTTGTCGGAGGACGAGAAGATTGACGGCATCGCCGGGCACTTCCGCGAAATCATGCACCTGCTAGGCCTCGACCTGACCGATGATAGTCTGAAAGGGACGCCGCGTCGGGTGGCCAAGATGTACGTGCAGGAGTGGTTTCGCGGCCTCGACCCCCAGCACCGGCCCGAGGTAAAGCTGTTCGACAACCGCTACGGCTACCAGCAGATGCTGGTGGAGAAGGACATTACCGTTTTTTCGTGCTGCGAGCATCACTTCGTCCCGATTATAGGCAAGGCGCATGTGGCGTATCTGCCCGGCGAACATGTGGTAGGCCTCTCGAAGCTAAACCGGGTGGTGCAGTACTACGCCCGGCGCCCCCAGGTGCAGGAGCGCCTTACCCGCCAGATTGCCGAAGAGCTGAAGCATTCCCTGCAGACCGAAAACGTAGCCGTGCTGCTTGAGGCCGACCACCTCTGCGTGATGAGCCGTGGGGTAAACGACACGAGCAGCAGCACCCTGACGGCCGAATACGGGGGCTTGTTCAAGGAGGACCAGGCCCTGCGAGCCGAGTTTTTGCGGCTGCTGGGTAAGTAA
- a CDS encoding TIGR01777 family oxidoreductase, giving the protein MSRKVLITGGTGLIGTRLAEMLIDAGYEVALLSRTPSQSRYRSFRWDPQHGSIDEAAVPYADYIINLAGSSVSEGKWTDERKRDIMTSRLGGTALLTRELEKGHHHVRTFVSASAIGIYGDSADRLVNEETPPAPADDFLADVAHQWEMAVQPVQDMGIRTVIIRIGIVLSNQGGALPPMARPIKLMAGAPLGSGKQYMSWIHLDDVCRLFIQALEEPQWQGVYNGVAPNPVTNKAFTEALAEVMHRPLVLPKVPAFGLKLVLGEMSEIILASQRVSAAKVLGTGFRFEYPDLKPALESFYGKE; this is encoded by the coding sequence ATGTCCCGAAAAGTTCTCATTACGGGGGGTACCGGCCTGATTGGTACCCGCCTGGCCGAAATGCTGATTGACGCGGGGTACGAAGTAGCCCTGCTCAGCCGTACGCCCAGCCAGAGCCGCTACCGCAGTTTCCGTTGGGACCCGCAGCACGGTTCCATTGACGAAGCGGCCGTGCCCTACGCCGACTACATTATCAATCTGGCTGGCTCCAGCGTGTCGGAGGGCAAGTGGACGGACGAGCGCAAACGCGACATTATGACCAGCCGCCTGGGCGGTACGGCGCTGCTGACCCGGGAGTTGGAGAAAGGCCACCACCACGTGCGTACCTTCGTTTCGGCGTCGGCCATCGGCATTTACGGCGACAGCGCCGACCGGTTGGTGAACGAGGAAACGCCGCCCGCCCCAGCCGACGATTTTCTGGCTGACGTGGCTCACCAGTGGGAAATGGCCGTGCAGCCAGTGCAGGATATGGGTATCCGAACGGTTATCATCCGCATCGGTATCGTGCTCAGCAATCAGGGTGGCGCTTTGCCGCCCATGGCACGGCCCATCAAGCTAATGGCTGGGGCACCGCTGGGCTCAGGCAAGCAGTACATGTCCTGGATTCACCTCGACGACGTGTGCCGGCTGTTTATTCAGGCCCTGGAAGAGCCCCAGTGGCAGGGCGTGTACAACGGCGTGGCCCCGAACCCAGTAACCAACAAGGCCTTTACGGAAGCATTGGCCGAGGTAATGCACCGCCCCCTGGTGCTGCCCAAAGTGCCAGCTTTCGGTTTGAAACTCGTCCTTGGCGAGATGAGCGAGATTATTCTGGCTTCCCAGCGGGTTAGTGCCGCTAAGGTGCTTGGTACGGGCTTCCGTTTCGAGTATCCGGATTTGAAGCCAGCCCTGGAGTCGTTCTACGGGAAAGAGTAG